A stretch of Clostridium formicaceticum DNA encodes these proteins:
- a CDS encoding precorrin-2 dehydrogenase/sirohydrochlorin ferrochelatase family protein, which produces MSLYYPMMLKIQGKLCTVIGGGEVAERKVKTLLRYEAKVVLISPKITEGLQALVEQKKIIHRKKYYEEGDLLGSYLIYAVTDDAEINKKCKEEAEKYQILINVADSPMASDFIVPSSIERGSLTIAISTEGKSPMLSSKIKKELEVIYTEGYEEILDTLGEIRERALKEIASIKDRKNLFYHLVYEISYDINSPEKLEATKKKMWQAYESLK; this is translated from the coding sequence TTGTCTCTATATTATCCAATGATGCTGAAGATTCAAGGGAAGCTTTGCACAGTAATTGGTGGAGGAGAAGTTGCAGAGCGTAAGGTGAAGACACTGCTAAGGTATGAGGCAAAAGTAGTCCTTATTAGCCCTAAGATAACAGAAGGACTACAGGCGCTGGTAGAGCAAAAGAAGATTATCCATAGAAAGAAATATTATGAAGAAGGAGATTTATTAGGAAGCTACTTGATCTATGCTGTTACTGACGATGCAGAGATTAACAAAAAGTGCAAAGAAGAGGCAGAAAAATATCAGATTTTAATTAATGTAGCGGATTCTCCGATGGCTTCTGATTTTATTGTACCTTCTTCTATTGAAAGGGGAAGCTTAACAATTGCCATCTCTACAGAGGGGAAAAGCCCTATGCTTTCGAGTAAAATAAAAAAGGAGCTAGAGGTCATTTACACAGAAGGTTATGAAGAAATTTTAGATACTTTAGGAGAGATAAGGGAAAGGGCTTTGAAGGAGATTGCTTCCATAAAAGATAGGAAAAATCTTTTTTATCACTTAGTATATGAAATCTCTTATGATATAAATTCCCCAGAAAAGCTTGAAGCTACAAAGAAAAAAATGTGGCAGGCTTATGAAAGTTTAAAATAG
- the hemC gene encoding hydroxymethylbilane synthase produces MRKIRIGSRASELALVQAEMIMKMLKEKFPQYDYEIIKIKTLGDKILDKTLSKIGGKGLFVKEIQAALLEESIDLAVHSMKDMPAESPEGLMLAAITEREDPRDVLVIRNGKTLKDIPLNAFIGTSSLRRKAQLLNLRKDVVLKDIRGNVATRLSKIDTEGLEAVILAAAGLKRLGYDDSKFYYLDIETFTPAVGQGALGCEIRRSDKMLYDMFQEINHQETYNCVMGERVFLKLLEGGCHVPIGAYGKKVGEELWITGMVASPDGSEIIRHREKGNFEDFLQVGRKLAEEMEKLGAKRLLSSCRN; encoded by the coding sequence ATGAGAAAAATTAGAATTGGTTCTAGAGCTAGTGAATTGGCTTTAGTACAGGCAGAAATGATTATGAAAATGCTGAAGGAAAAGTTTCCTCAGTATGACTATGAGATCATAAAAATCAAAACATTAGGTGATAAAATTTTAGATAAAACCTTAAGTAAAATAGGGGGTAAGGGACTTTTTGTAAAAGAAATTCAGGCAGCGTTGTTAGAAGAGAGTATAGATCTAGCTGTGCATAGCATGAAGGATATGCCGGCAGAATCACCAGAGGGCTTGATGCTGGCAGCAATAACTGAAAGAGAAGATCCCCGTGATGTACTTGTAATAAGAAATGGAAAAACATTGAAGGATATACCCCTTAATGCTTTTATTGGTACCAGTAGTTTAAGAAGAAAAGCGCAACTATTAAATTTGAGAAAAGATGTGGTGTTAAAGGATATACGAGGAAATGTAGCAACACGTTTAAGTAAGATAGACACAGAAGGTTTAGAGGCAGTAATTTTAGCAGCAGCAGGCTTAAAAAGACTGGGGTACGATGATAGTAAATTCTACTATCTAGATATAGAAACCTTTACGCCAGCTGTAGGCCAAGGAGCCTTAGGCTGTGAAATAAGAAGAAGTGACAAAATGCTTTATGATATGTTTCAAGAGATTAACCACCAAGAGACCTACAACTGTGTTATGGGAGAGCGTGTTTTCTTAAAACTGCTAGAAGGAGGATGTCATGTTCCTATAGGTGCCTATGGAAAGAAGGTAGGAGAAGAACTGTGGATTACTGGTATGGTAGCCTCCCCTGATGGTAGTGAAATTATTCGTCATAGAGAAAAAGGAAACTTTGAAGACTTCCTTCAAGTAGGCAGGAAGCTAGCAGAAGAAATGGAGAAACTCGGAGCCAAGAGGCTTTTATCATCATGTAGAAATTAG
- the cobA gene encoding uroporphyrinogen-III C-methyltransferase codes for MKKPYVYLVGAGPGDEDLITVKGLKCIEKADVILYDRLANENLLQHKKLEAETIDVGKAPHQHQYTQEEINQLLVDKAKEGKVVTRLKGGDPFVFGRGGEEALALYEENIPFEVVPGITSAIAVPNYGGIPVTHRHMSTSFHVITGHEDPTKGDSDVNYEALAKLEGTLVFLMGVAHLKEITEKLKLYGKDKNTPAALIHRGTTARQKTVTGTLENIVEVAAVNKIKAPSIIIIGEVVRLRQQLNWFQSLPLQGKRILVTRTRQQASDLSRQLKELGGEVIEFPTISIEAPEDFTSIDKALKNLTVFQHIIFTSVNGVKAFFNRLKQLEIDIRSIGLAKITAIGSATKETLEDKGVLVDILPEVYTAEGILEAVQGRVKEGERVLLPRADIARRALTTGLKEMGAIVEEVDIYRTVIPTCRREDLIEILKNPLDYITFTSSSTVKNFLEILGEENKSLIEGRKIASIGPITGKTLENLGLSVDIQAKHYTIEGLVSSIREG; via the coding sequence GTGAAGAAACCCTATGTTTATTTGGTAGGGGCTGGTCCTGGGGATGAAGATTTAATTACCGTTAAAGGGTTGAAGTGTATTGAAAAAGCAGATGTAATTTTATACGATCGCTTAGCAAATGAAAACCTTCTTCAACACAAAAAATTAGAGGCGGAAACCATCGACGTAGGCAAAGCTCCTCATCAGCATCAATATACGCAAGAGGAAATTAATCAATTGTTGGTTGATAAGGCTAAAGAAGGGAAGGTTGTTACCAGATTAAAAGGGGGGGATCCTTTTGTATTTGGCAGAGGAGGAGAAGAAGCATTAGCTCTGTATGAAGAAAACATTCCTTTTGAAGTAGTTCCAGGGATTACTTCCGCGATAGCAGTTCCTAACTATGGAGGTATTCCGGTAACCCACCGACATATGAGTACCTCCTTTCATGTTATAACAGGACATGAAGACCCTACAAAGGGGGATTCGGATGTCAATTATGAAGCTTTGGCAAAGCTAGAAGGAACTTTAGTGTTTTTAATGGGCGTAGCACATTTGAAGGAAATTACAGAAAAACTTAAGCTTTATGGAAAAGATAAAAATACACCAGCAGCTTTAATCCATAGGGGTACCACCGCTAGACAGAAAACTGTAACAGGTACCCTAGAAAATATCGTAGAGGTTGCAGCAGTCAATAAAATCAAGGCACCTTCTATCATCATTATAGGAGAAGTAGTAAGGTTAAGACAACAGTTAAACTGGTTTCAAAGCTTACCGTTGCAGGGAAAACGAATACTGGTTACTAGAACAAGACAGCAAGCCAGTGATCTATCTAGACAGCTAAAGGAATTGGGAGGGGAGGTTATAGAATTTCCTACCATATCTATAGAAGCGCCTGAAGACTTTACTTCTATAGACAAGGCCTTGAAAAATCTAACTGTTTTTCAACATATTATTTTTACTAGTGTAAATGGCGTAAAAGCGTTTTTCAATAGATTAAAGCAGCTAGAAATAGATATTCGGTCTATAGGATTAGCAAAGATTACTGCCATTGGTTCCGCCACCAAAGAGACATTAGAAGATAAGGGCGTCTTAGTGGATATTTTGCCGGAGGTTTATACAGCGGAAGGCATTCTTGAGGCGGTTCAAGGAAGGGTTAAAGAAGGGGAAAGGGTACTTTTACCTCGAGCAGATATTGCTAGAAGAGCATTAACTACAGGGCTTAAAGAGATGGGGGCTATTGTGGAAGAAGTCGATATCTATAGAACCGTCATACCCACCTGTAGAAGAGAGGACTTAATAGAAATATTAAAAAATCCTCTTGATTATATTACCTTCACCAGTTCTTCCACAGTAAAAAATTTCCTGGAAATACTAGGTGAAGAAAATAAGTCCCTAATAGAAGGAAGGAAAATAGCTTCTATAGGCCCTATTACAGGAAAAACCTTAGAAAATTTAGGTTTATCTGTAGATATACAAGCAAAGCATTATACCATAGAAGGCTTAGTAAGTAGTATAAGGGAGGGATAA
- the hemB gene encoding porphobilinogen synthase gives MQDFKRSRRLRSSAEIRSLVKETNVHISDLIYPMFVVHGENIKKEITNLPGQYHYSIDQLKDGVQEVVDLGIKAIVLFGLPENKDEEGSEAYDSNGIVQQAIREVKKHYPNLLVITDVCLCQYTSHGHCGLVKEGIVVNDESLEKLAQTALSHAEAGADMVAPSDMMDGRVGKIREALDKNNFKHIPIMSYSVKYASAFYGPFRSAVNSAPQFGDRKTYQMDPANRIEALRQVEADIQEGADIIMVKPAFAYLDIIREVKNSFPMPVAAYHVSGEYAMIKIAAREGLLKEEESMVETLTAIKRAGADMILTYFAKDMAKWIRRNS, from the coding sequence ATGCAAGATTTTAAAAGATCTAGGCGTTTGAGAAGTAGCGCTGAAATAAGAAGCTTAGTGAAGGAAACCAATGTACATATATCTGATTTGATTTATCCTATGTTTGTAGTTCATGGGGAAAATATAAAAAAAGAAATCACGAATTTACCAGGACAATATCATTACTCAATTGACCAACTAAAGGATGGGGTACAAGAAGTTGTAGACCTAGGTATAAAGGCTATCGTACTCTTTGGATTACCGGAAAACAAGGATGAAGAGGGTTCTGAGGCTTATGATAGCAATGGTATTGTACAGCAGGCGATAAGAGAGGTTAAAAAACATTATCCCAATCTACTAGTGATTACCGATGTATGCCTTTGTCAATACACCAGTCATGGTCACTGTGGCCTCGTGAAGGAAGGAATTGTTGTCAATGATGAGAGTTTAGAAAAACTAGCTCAAACAGCATTATCCCATGCTGAGGCGGGAGCCGATATGGTGGCACCCTCTGACATGATGGATGGAAGAGTAGGAAAAATTAGAGAGGCATTAGACAAAAATAACTTTAAGCATATACCCATTATGAGTTATAGCGTTAAATATGCTTCGGCATTTTATGGTCCCTTTAGAAGTGCCGTTAACAGTGCACCTCAATTTGGAGATAGAAAAACCTATCAAATGGACCCTGCAAACCGTATAGAAGCCTTAAGGCAGGTAGAGGCAGATATTCAAGAGGGGGCAGATATTATTATGGTAAAACCTGCCTTTGCTTATTTGGATATTATTAGAGAGGTAAAAAACAGTTTTCCTATGCCGGTGGCTGCTTATCATGTAAGTGGTGAATATGCTATGATAAAAATAGCTGCAAGAGAAGGATTATTAAAGGAAGAGGAAAGCATGGTAGAAACCTTGACTGCCATAAAAAGGGCTGGAGCAGATATGATTCTAACTTACTTTGCTAAGGATATGGCAAAGTGGATAAGGAGGAATAGCTAA
- the hemL gene encoding glutamate-1-semialdehyde 2,1-aminomutase, producing the protein MKLERSKQLFEEAKKVMPGGVNSPVRAFSSVQMDPPFIKKGEGTYIYDEDGNKYIDYVGSWGPLVLGHCHPEVVKNLKEVVETGTSFGAPTEIETRTAQLIVDTIPSIDMIRMVNSGTEATMTALRLARGYTGRSKIVKFNGNYHGHSDSLLIKAGSGALTHGVPNSPGVPEDVVKNTITAIYNDTENIEEIFKTYGEDIAAVIVEPIAGNMGVVPLTQEFADKLRSITEKYGSLLIFDEVMTGFRVAFEGAQSLYNIIPDLTCYGKIIGGGLPVGAFGGKKEIMSKLSPIGPVYQAGTLSGNPLAMMAGYTTLKILKENPEIYKDMDRRGEKLAEGLKNIVEELGIKASFNRVASMLCMFFTDQPVVNFETALTSDTEKYALYFREMLKRGIYLAPSQFEATFINAAMGDEEIIKTLQAAKEALMEVKRLG; encoded by the coding sequence ATGAAACTGGAGAGATCTAAACAGCTTTTTGAAGAAGCCAAAAAAGTAATGCCAGGAGGGGTAAATAGCCCCGTAAGAGCCTTTTCATCGGTACAAATGGACCCTCCTTTTATAAAAAAAGGTGAGGGTACTTACATTTATGATGAGGATGGAAATAAATATATCGATTATGTAGGTTCCTGGGGACCGCTGGTTTTAGGGCACTGCCATCCAGAAGTCGTAAAAAACCTAAAAGAGGTAGTGGAGACGGGCACTAGTTTTGGTGCACCAACAGAAATAGAAACCAGAACCGCGCAACTGATTGTAGATACCATTCCTTCTATTGATATGATCAGGATGGTAAACTCTGGAACAGAAGCTACTATGACGGCTTTAAGATTAGCAAGGGGCTATACTGGTAGAAGTAAAATTGTAAAGTTTAACGGTAATTATCACGGCCATTCGGATAGCTTATTGATTAAGGCGGGATCTGGTGCTTTAACCCATGGTGTTCCTAATAGCCCAGGGGTTCCAGAAGATGTTGTGAAAAATACCATTACTGCTATATACAATGATACAGAGAACATAGAAGAAATTTTTAAAACCTATGGAGAAGATATAGCGGCTGTGATTGTAGAGCCTATAGCAGGAAACATGGGGGTTGTGCCCTTAACACAGGAATTTGCTGACAAACTTAGAAGTATTACGGAAAAATACGGTAGTCTATTGATTTTTGATGAGGTCATGACAGGTTTTCGTGTTGCCTTTGAGGGCGCGCAAAGTTTATATAATATTATACCGGATCTTACTTGTTATGGAAAAATCATAGGGGGAGGACTACCAGTAGGCGCCTTTGGGGGAAAAAAAGAAATTATGTCTAAGTTATCACCTATAGGACCTGTATATCAAGCAGGAACATTGTCTGGTAATCCTTTAGCAATGATGGCGGGCTATACGACTTTGAAAATTTTAAAGGAAAATCCAGAAATCTACAAAGACATGGATCGCAGAGGAGAAAAGTTGGCAGAGGGATTAAAAAACATTGTGGAGGAACTAGGCATCAAGGCTTCTTTTAATCGTGTAGCTTCCATGCTCTGTATGTTTTTTACTGATCAGCCTGTAGTCAACTTCGAAACAGCATTAACCTCTGATACAGAGAAATATGCCCTTTACTTTAGAGAAATGTTAAAGAGAGGGATTTATTTAGCACCTTCTCAATTTGAAGCTACTTTTATCAATGCTGCCATGGGAGATGAAGAGATTATAAAGACGCTACAAGCAGCGAAAGAAGCCTTAATGGAAGTAAAGAGGTTAGGGTAG
- a CDS encoding cobyrinate a,c-diamide synthase, with product MKTFRGFLLAGTQSGVGKTTISTGIMGALKKRGMSVKPFKVGPDYIDPQFHHYVTGNPSRNLDGYMLKEETIKTLFYKNLVDLDVAVVEGVMGLYDGRGTEKDQGSSAHIAKILNLPVILVIDGSGMSSSAAAMVLGYKMYDRGVNIQGVIINNVSGEKHYAILKEVIERDTATKCIGYLNKNRNIELKSRHLGLIPCGEVPELQKKADEVVAMVEETIDIEGLLSLVSSMEVAGIPIKTLDKKLVIAYPYDDAFNFYYQDNLDLLKELGCSLVPFSPLKDKNLPEKIHGLYIGGGFPEVFAGELEKNKEIRGRIYQKAQEGLPIYAECGGFMYLTKGIKTFEGDSYEMVGVFDAVAEMTKRLQRFGYCEVTPTEKSSFFKESFTIKAHEFHRAIVKGREENYVYHVRKIKGDKVIDRWCCGQEKYNCIGAFPHIHFYSHPSFVEGFIEKCESYKKTMD from the coding sequence ATGAAGACTTTTCGTGGTTTTTTATTGGCAGGAACGCAAAGTGGTGTAGGAAAAACCACAATTTCTACAGGAATTATGGGGGCATTAAAAAAAAGAGGCATGTCAGTAAAGCCTTTTAAGGTGGGTCCTGATTATATAGATCCACAATTTCATCATTACGTTACGGGAAACCCTTCAAGAAACTTGGATGGCTATATGCTGAAAGAAGAGACTATCAAAACTTTATTTTATAAAAACTTAGTAGATTTAGATGTCGCCGTAGTAGAAGGGGTAATGGGGCTTTATGATGGTCGAGGAACAGAAAAGGATCAAGGAAGCTCTGCCCATATAGCAAAAATTTTAAATCTCCCTGTAATTTTAGTAATAGACGGCAGCGGAATGTCCTCCAGTGCTGCAGCTATGGTACTAGGCTACAAGATGTATGATAGAGGTGTAAATATACAAGGAGTTATTATTAACAATGTTTCTGGAGAAAAACACTATGCTATTTTAAAAGAAGTCATTGAGAGGGATACCGCTACAAAGTGTATTGGCTACTTAAACAAAAACAGAAACATTGAACTAAAAAGTAGGCATCTAGGGCTTATTCCTTGTGGAGAAGTACCAGAGCTTCAGAAAAAAGCAGATGAAGTCGTTGCTATGGTGGAGGAAACCATCGACATAGAAGGTTTACTAAGTTTAGTAAGCTCCATGGAAGTGGCTGGGATTCCTATAAAAACTTTGGATAAAAAACTAGTCATTGCATACCCCTACGATGATGCCTTCAACTTTTATTATCAAGATAATTTAGATTTACTAAAGGAGTTAGGCTGTAGCTTAGTTCCCTTTAGTCCTTTGAAGGATAAAAATCTACCAGAAAAGATTCATGGACTTTATATAGGGGGAGGATTTCCAGAGGTTTTTGCAGGAGAACTAGAAAAAAATAAGGAAATCCGCGGAAGAATTTACCAAAAGGCTCAAGAAGGACTTCCCATCTATGCTGAATGTGGGGGTTTCATGTATCTAACGAAGGGCATTAAAACCTTTGAGGGGGATTCCTACGAGATGGTAGGTGTTTTTGATGCAGTAGCAGAAATGACGAAAAGATTACAACGTTTTGGCTATTGTGAGGTAACGCCTACAGAAAAGAGCAGTTTTTTTAAAGAATCTTTTACAATAAAAGCTCACGAATTTCATCGAGCTATTGTAAAAGGTAGGGAGGAAAACTATGTCTACCATGTAAGAAAAATAAAAGGCGACAAAGTTATTGATCGTTGGTGTTGTGGACAAGAAAAATACAACTGTATAGGAGCTTTTCCACATATACACTTTTACAGTCACCCTTCTTTTGTAGAAGGTTTTATAGAAAAGTGTGAATCTTATAAAAAAACGATGGACTAG
- a CDS encoding ECF transporter S component: protein MLQQHTKKKYNIKTMTQIAMLIALSMIGATIKVQGSIAFDSMAGFFAALYISPLAGGMVGLLGHLLSATTAGFPMTIPMHMLVAFQMLVFIYIFGWVYEKTSSWIAILVGTFLNGPVGALLAVPVSLMLGFGGWPLFLMLWMPLTIASFINIVLATVVYKGILRGTR from the coding sequence ATGCTTCAACAGCATACCAAAAAAAAATACAATATTAAAACAATGACGCAAATCGCTATGCTAATTGCTTTAAGCATGATTGGTGCCACGATAAAAGTTCAAGGCAGCATTGCTTTTGACTCTATGGCAGGGTTTTTCGCTGCCCTATATATTAGTCCTCTAGCAGGAGGCATGGTAGGTTTATTAGGGCATTTGTTGTCGGCTACAACCGCGGGATTTCCTATGACGATACCTATGCATATGCTGGTAGCTTTTCAAATGTTGGTTTTTATTTACATATTTGGGTGGGTATATGAAAAAACCTCCAGTTGGATTGCTATTTTAGTAGGGACTTTTTTAAATGGCCCTGTGGGAGCACTTCTAGCAGTACCTGTTTCTTTGATGTTGGGTTTTGGAGGTTGGCCGCTATTTTTAATGCTTTGGATGCCTTTAACCATAGCATCTTTTATCAATATTGTACTGGCTACAGTTGTCTATAAGGGTATTTTAAGAGGTACAAGATAA
- a CDS encoding AIR synthase related protein produces the protein MKVKRFRDLTIIDHMVDKLLVIACDSCGAVGNKEKDIVKVMPEIVGYYTTRVALMEVLSVGAEITTVINTLSVEMEPTGTQIIRGIEKLLKEAGIDTICLNGSTEENFKTCQTAMGITIIGEVQKDKIRVNTSQKGDYVVVAGMPKFGNEITGVYHPDICSIKDLQVLLAMKEVREIYPVGSKGILYESQYLAEENHLNFQIADDVSVDIRKSAGPATVVIFTIAPRKLSFLQEKIKTPLQIIGKLI, from the coding sequence ATGAAGGTCAAGCGATTCAGGGACTTAACCATTATTGATCATATGGTGGATAAGCTTCTTGTCATTGCCTGTGACTCCTGTGGTGCTGTAGGCAATAAAGAAAAGGATATTGTGAAGGTTATGCCGGAGATTGTAGGCTACTATACAACCCGCGTAGCGCTTATGGAGGTTTTATCAGTAGGGGCTGAAATTACTACGGTTATCAATACTTTGTCTGTAGAAATGGAACCTACTGGAACACAAATCATACGGGGCATTGAAAAGTTGTTAAAGGAGGCAGGTATTGATACTATCTGTTTAAACGGTAGTACTGAAGAAAATTTTAAAACCTGCCAAACAGCGATGGGTATAACGATTATAGGAGAAGTGCAAAAGGATAAGATCAGGGTAAATACCTCTCAAAAAGGTGACTACGTGGTGGTTGCGGGCATGCCAAAGTTTGGAAATGAAATAACTGGGGTGTATCACCCTGATATTTGTAGCATAAAAGACCTTCAAGTACTTTTAGCAATGAAAGAAGTGAGGGAAATTTATCCGGTAGGGTCAAAAGGTATTTTATATGAGAGTCAGTATTTAGCTGAGGAAAATCATTTAAACTTTCAAATTGCTGATGATGTTTCGGTAGATATTAGAAAGTCAGCAGGTCCTGCTACCGTTGTTATATTTACCATAGCGCCTAGAAAGCTCTCATTCCTTCAGGAAAAAATTAAAACGCCCCTACAAATTATAGGGAAGCTAATTTAA
- a CDS encoding precorrin-8X methylmutase has protein sequence MEYIKDPMEIEKKSFEIITEELGEKTFPEREGKIIKRVIHTTADFQYGDITKINEYAIDSAIKALKEGCSIYTDTKMAMAGINKRVLKDLNSDIYCLVDDAEVSKEAKERGLTRSMVGMEKAVMDKRTKIFVIGNAPTALFQLCQFIDEGKVQPHLVVGVPVGFVGAKESKDELLKRKVPYITTVGRKGGSTVAAAIINALLYMTK, from the coding sequence GTGGAATATATTAAAGATCCAATGGAAATTGAAAAAAAGAGCTTTGAAATCATTACTGAAGAATTAGGGGAAAAAACCTTTCCTGAGAGGGAAGGAAAAATTATAAAAAGAGTCATTCATACAACTGCTGACTTTCAGTATGGTGATATTACAAAGATCAATGAGTATGCCATTGATTCAGCAATTAAAGCATTAAAAGAAGGTTGTAGTATCTATACAGATACAAAAATGGCCATGGCAGGAATCAATAAAAGAGTTTTAAAGGATTTAAATAGTGATATCTATTGTTTAGTGGACGATGCTGAAGTAAGTAAGGAAGCTAAGGAAAGAGGTCTTACCCGTTCCATGGTAGGGATGGAAAAAGCAGTGATGGACAAAAGAACAAAAATATTTGTCATCGGCAATGCACCTACCGCTTTATTTCAACTATGCCAGTTTATAGATGAAGGAAAAGTCCAACCTCATCTTGTGGTGGGTGTACCAGTGGGCTTTGTAGGAGCGAAGGAATCAAAAGATGAGCTATTGAAGAGAAAAGTTCCTTATATTACTACTGTGGGAAGAAAAGGTGGTAGTACAGTGGCAGCTGCTATAATCAATGCCCTTCTATATATGACAAAATAG
- the cbiD gene encoding cobalt-precorrin-5B (C(1))-methyltransferase CbiD yields the protein MEKYVVKNGKKLRYGYTTGSCATAAAKAAAQMLLEGRDIETISISTPKGWDLTLTVLERKRDGEDVCCGVKKDGGDDPDATNGLIICSRVQWREDNKINIDGGIGVGRVTKKGLPISVGKAAINPVPLQMIEKEVRQVIGENRGVDVEIFIPKGEEIAVKTFNPRLGIIGGISILGTSGIVEPMSEEAWKESLALEISVAKEEGLEKLIFVPGNYGRDLIKNNYNFDEKYVIKTSNFIGFMLDQALHHKIKKLLLVGHIGKLIKVAGGIFHTHSKIADGRREILAAYLGVLGASPLEIKRVLESNTTEEAVTLIQEMKKEEIFSLLVEKITEKALERTFEEIEIGTIIFSMEHGVLATCQEGKKLLEEFKR from the coding sequence ATGGAAAAATATGTTGTAAAGAATGGAAAAAAGCTGCGATATGGTTATACTACCGGTTCCTGTGCAACGGCAGCCGCCAAAGCAGCAGCCCAGATGCTTCTAGAAGGAAGAGATATAGAAACGATTTCTATCTCTACACCAAAGGGTTGGGATTTGACGCTAACTGTTTTAGAAAGAAAAAGAGATGGTGAAGATGTATGCTGTGGTGTAAAAAAAGATGGTGGAGATGATCCCGATGCTACGAATGGCCTTATTATTTGCAGTAGAGTTCAATGGAGAGAGGATAATAAAATCAATATTGATGGGGGTATAGGGGTAGGGAGAGTAACAAAAAAAGGTCTACCTATCTCTGTTGGCAAAGCTGCCATCAATCCAGTACCTCTGCAGATGATAGAAAAAGAAGTAAGACAGGTTATAGGAGAAAATAGAGGAGTAGATGTAGAGATTTTTATTCCTAAGGGAGAAGAGATTGCAGTCAAAACCTTTAATCCGCGATTAGGTATCATAGGAGGAATTTCTATACTAGGAACCTCTGGTATCGTAGAACCCATGTCAGAGGAAGCCTGGAAGGAATCCTTAGCATTGGAAATTTCAGTGGCAAAGGAAGAAGGGCTAGAAAAACTGATTTTTGTTCCAGGAAACTATGGTAGGGATTTAATCAAAAACAACTATAATTTTGATGAAAAGTATGTAATAAAAACCAGTAATTTTATAGGATTCATGCTGGACCAAGCTCTACACCATAAGATAAAGAAACTTCTTCTAGTAGGTCATATAGGAAAGTTGATTAAGGTGGCAGGAGGAATTTTTCACACTCATAGTAAAATAGCTGATGGCAGGAGAGAAATCCTAGCGGCTTATCTGGGGGTATTAGGTGCTAGTCCTCTTGAAATAAAAAGGGTTTTAGAAAGTAACACAACAGAGGAAGCAGTGACGTTGATTCAAGAGATGAAAAAAGAAGAGATTTTCTCTCTATTAGTTGAGAAAATTACAGAAAAAGCACTAGAACGAACATTTGAAGAAATTGAAATAGGAACGATTATTTTTTCCATGGAGCATGGGGTACTGGCTACCTGTCAAGAAGGTAAAAAGCTATTGGAGGAATTTAAGCGATGA
- the cbiE gene encoding precorrin-6y C5,15-methyltransferase (decarboxylating) subunit CbiE produces the protein MKKIWVVGIGPGHRDYILPAAYKAVENSDILVGGRRHLEIFHEYQGEICPITKDLESVINYIKEHREEKRITLILSGDTGFYSMLSYMKKHFCEEDLEVIPGINSLQYLFSRIKETWQETPLLSLHGRKENFIEKLKVYKKVGLLTDHLNTPEVIAKSLMDYGLKEARMVVGENLSYEEERIIKGKPEEIIRNAPYKMSVVVIFYE, from the coding sequence ATGAAGAAAATATGGGTTGTTGGCATAGGTCCAGGCCATAGAGACTATATATTACCGGCTGCCTATAAGGCTGTAGAAAATAGTGATATTTTAGTAGGGGGAAGACGGCATCTGGAGATTTTTCATGAATATCAAGGGGAAATCTGCCCCATTACCAAGGATTTAGAATCTGTTATAAATTATATCAAGGAACATAGAGAAGAAAAACGAATCACTCTAATTCTTTCAGGAGACACAGGATTCTATAGCATGTTAAGCTATATGAAAAAGCATTTTTGTGAAGAAGACTTAGAAGTAATACCTGGAATTAATTCTTTACAGTACTTATTTAGCAGAATAAAAGAAACCTGGCAGGAGACGCCTCTTTTGAGTCTCCATGGACGAAAAGAGAATTTTATAGAAAAGCTGAAGGTGTATAAAAAAGTAGGGCTTCTAACGGATCATCTAAATACACCAGAGGTTATTGCAAAAAGCTTGATGGATTATGGGCTTAAAGAGGCACGTATGGTGGTAGGAGAAAATCTATCCTACGAGGAGGAGCGAATCATCAAGGGTAAACCAGAGGAAATTATAAGGAATGCTCCCTATAAAATGTCAGTGGTGGTGATTTTTTATGAATAA